Proteins from a genomic interval of Salvelinus alpinus chromosome 7, SLU_Salpinus.1, whole genome shotgun sequence:
- the grb7 gene encoding growth factor receptor-bound protein 7 has translation MEVQGQWAEVFEGSDRQEDSGGEGELLGSSTVTLAPLVANPPPPPVRRSQPLVIHKSRMNSVGLSSVPSIPNPFPELCSPSQSPVLIGSLSPPRSDTHLIKVFGEDSHSRSLWVIPRATARDVCHLLVQTAHCSDQENWALIELHSALGLERVLEDHEVVVEVQAAWPSESDTKLLFRKNYAKYEFFRTPVLFFPKHMISDSADVTKGMTSAELIQNLLQSGTCPEIQGFLHVREPSRKAWKKVYFFLRRSGLYCSTKGSSKEPRHLQYVADLEDLNVYSITNSRKLYGAPVDFTFCVKPSKDRIRAQDLKLLCAENEQTRTCWTSAFRLFKYGRQLHCNYQLSQSAPRLQEVVSQRCDSEASLVAMDFSGKAGGRVIQNAWEAQSAEREEGQAWRRREALRCSLPNLTPGSQPSSIHRTQLWFHGGVSRKQAQRLIEEQGLVDGMFLIRESQQHAQCFVLSLCYKLKTKHYLVIPCEEDGRKYYTMDDGLTLFIDLLQLVEFHQINKGILPVCLKHPCVCVAL, from the exons ATGGAGGTCCAAGGGCAATGGGCGGAGGTCTTCGAGGGCTCTGACAGACAAGAGGACTCTGGTGGGGAGGGTGAGCTGCTGGGTAGCTCCACAGTCACCTTGGCTCCTCTGGTGGCcaaccctcctccccctcccgtTCGCCGCTCCCAGCCCCTCGTCATCCACAAGAGCAG AATGAATAGCGTGGGACTGTCCTCTGTTCCTTCTATACCCAATCCCTTTCCGGAGCTGTGCAGCCCCTCTCAATCCCCAGTCCTGATTGGCTCTCTCTCACCGCCAAGAAGTGACACCCAT CTGATCAAGGTGTTCGGTGAGGACAGTCACAGTCGGTCCCTGTGGGTGATACCCAGGGCCACAGCCAGGGATGTGTGCCATTTGTTGGTGCAGACAGCCCATTGTAGCGACCAGGAGAACTGGGCTCTGATCGAGCTGCATTCAGCCTTGGGCCTGG AGCGAGTTCTGGAGGACCacgaggtggtggtggaggtgcagGCTGCCTGGCCCTCCGAGAGCGACACCAAGCTTCTGTTCCGCAAGAACTACGCCAAATATGAGTTCTTCAGGACACCTGTG CTGTTCTTCCCCAAGCACATGATCTCAGACAGTGCTGATGTCACCAAGGGAATGACCTCAGCGGAACTCATCCAG AATCTGCTGCAGTCGGGGACATGTCCTGAGATCCAGGGCTTCCTCCACGTCAGAGAGCCCAGCCGCAAAGCCTGGAAGAAGGTCTACTTCTTCCTCCGACGTTCAGGCCTCTACTGCTCCACCAAAGGCTCATCAAAG gAGCCCCGTCACCTCCAGTACGTGGCTGACCTGGAAGACCTGAACGTCTACAGTATCACCAACAGCCGCAAGCTCTACGGTGCCCCTGTGGACTTCACCTTCTGCGTCAAG CCCAGCAAAGACCGTATTCGAGCGCAGGACTTGAAGTTGCTGTGTGCGGAGAACGAACAAACGCGCACCTGCTGGACCTCTGCATTTCGACTATTCAAG TATGGGAGGCAGCTGCATTGTAACTACCAGCTGTCCCAGTCAGCACCTCGTCTACAGGAGGTTGTGTCTCAGCGGTGTGACTCGGAGGCCAGCCTGGTCGCCATGGACTTTTCAGGGAAGGCGGGGGGCCGGGTCATCCAGAATGCCTGGGAGGCCCAGAGcgcggagagggaggagggacaggCATGGAGG AGGAGAGAAGCCTTGAGGTGCAGCCTACCCAACCTTACCCCGGGATCTCAGCCCTCTT CCATACACCGGACCCAGCTCTGGTTCCACGGTGGTGTGTCGCGAAAGCAGGCCCAGAGGCTGATCGAGGAACAAGGATTGGTGGatgg gatgTTCCTGATTCGTGAGAGCCAGCAGCATGCCCAGTGTTTTGTCCTCTCGTTGTGTTACAAGCTGAAGACCAAACACTACCTCGTCATCCCT TGTGAGGAGGACGGTAGGAAGTACTACACCATGGACGATGGCCTCACCCTCTTCATTGACCTACTGCAGCTGGTGGAGTTTCACCAGATCAACAAAGGCATCCTCCCTGTCTGCCTCAAACACCCCTGTGTCTGTGTCGCCCTCTGA